Below is a window of Mucilaginibacter ginkgonis DNA.
TGGCTAAATTTCTTTCCGTCAAAATCGAAGAAAACCAGGTCGCCCTCCTGTAATTCTTCTTCATACTTGCGTTTAATGACGTTGATCTGCTGGCTGGTCATCCGCGGTATATTAATGCCGTAAACCTGTTGTTCAAGCAGGTAAGCCAAGCCCGAGCAGTCGATGCCTTCTTTATCCAGGCCGCCAAAACGGTATGGAGTGCTGTACCACTCTTCAACAAAATTATATAGCCTGCCATTGGTAATATCGCTTTCATTAACACCCATAATAGCAGCATACTTTTCTTTGATGAAGCCTTGTGGCTTAACAACTTCGCCGGGGCTGCCTTTTAGCACGGCCTTTTTTGAGCTGCATGAGGCAAAGAGGAGTGAGGCGGCGAAAAGTAATAGCAGATAGCGACGGCACAATTTCATGGTTCTAAATTATGTGCTCTTAACGGCAAGTTATAGCCGATATTATTAACATATCAACATGGTGAACGGAGGGACGTAAACGGAGCGATATTTTAAAGGCAATAGTCTGTATACAACAAAACGGTTAACCTTTACCTCGCAACCGTTCGCCTTAAAGCTACCCTTTGATCATTCGCTGTATTTCATCAAGTTTCATCATGGCTTCAACAGGCGTAAGGGTGTTAACGTCCAGGTTATTCAGTGTGTCGCGGATCTTTACCAGGATGGGGTCATCGATGGAGAACATCTGAAGTTGCATAGCCTGCTTCTGCACTTTCTTCATACTCTCCTTTATATGCTCACCGCCGGTACGCTCGGCCTCCAGGCGTTTAAGGATATCATTAGCACGTGCCAGCACCTTTTGCGGCATTCCGGCCAGTTTAGCTACATGTATACCGAAACTGTGTTCGCTGCCGCCAGGTACCAGTTTTCGCAAGAAGATAATTTGCTGCCCTACCTCTTTGACCGTCACGTTATAATTCTTAATCCGCGGGAAGGTATTGCTCAGTTCGTTCAGTTCATGATAATGGGTGGCGAACAGCGTTTTCGCTTGCGCTGACGGGTGGCTGTGCAAATATTCGGCAATGGCCCAGGCAATGGATATGCCATCATAAGTAGACGTACCGCGACCGATCTCGTCAAGCAGTATCAGGCTGCGGTCAGATATATTGTTGAGGATACTGGCCGTCTCGTTCATCTCCACCATGAACGTCGATTCGCCCGATGTGAGGTTATCTGAAGCACCTACACGTGTAAATATCTTATCAACCAAGCCGATAGATGCCTCTTTAGCCGGAACAAAGCAGCCCATTTGTGCCATCAGCACAATTAGCCCTGTTTGGCGTAACAGAGCAGATTTACCCGCCATGTTCGGCCCGGTAATGATGATGATCT
It encodes the following:
- a CDS encoding C40 family peptidase codes for the protein MKLCRRYLLLLFAASLLFASCSSKKAVLKGSPGEVVKPQGFIKEKYAAIMGVNESDITNGRLYNFVEEWYSTPYRFGGLDKEGIDCSGLAYLLEQQVYGINIPRMTSQQINVIKRKYEEELQEGDLVFFDFDGKKFSHVGVYLQNGYVVHASSRKGVIVVRLKDPTLYKYFSRAGSIIPGDYTAAGQ